The following proteins are encoded in a genomic region of Arcobacter cloacae:
- a CDS encoding CRISPR-associated endoribonuclease Cas6, protein MTIFELKCEAYLKENIELKDSFDILSKYISSSIFFNKKCDEVVKNSIKDYCFGNFYPIEKDRIYKKDKTYKFVIRTINKELIDCLEFLLVKNLDNSFLQVLSCEKKEIEQFFISELYSATPVIVSDRRDEKGKQLFWSLHYNGDMEALQNRLHNNLEKKLRYFYSEELKESKSFIQEIELKNQKPQSIYFKTINNKKEKIVRLIGNKLKIIPNKDETSQKLAFLSLAVGLGEKSGLGGGFCFGRG, encoded by the coding sequence ATGACTATATTTGAACTAAAATGCGAAGCATACCTAAAAGAGAATATTGAATTAAAAGATAGTTTTGATATTTTGTCAAAATATATAAGTAGTTCGATTTTTTTTAATAAAAAATGTGATGAAGTTGTTAAAAATTCTATTAAAGATTACTGTTTTGGTAATTTTTATCCAATAGAAAAAGATAGAATTTATAAAAAAGATAAAACTTATAAGTTTGTCATTAGAACTATAAACAAAGAATTGATAGATTGTTTAGAGTTTTTACTTGTAAAAAATTTAGATAATAGTTTTTTACAAGTTTTAAGTTGTGAAAAGAAAGAGATAGAACAGTTTTTCATTAGTGAGTTATATAGTGCTACACCTGTAATTGTTTCAGATAGAAGAGATGAAAAAGGAAAACAGCTTTTTTGGTCACTTCATTATAATGGAGATATGGAAGCTTTACAAAATAGACTCCATAATAATCTTGAAAAAAAATTAAGATATTTTTATAGTGAAGAGCTTAAAGAATCAAAAAGTTTTATTCAAGAAATAGAGTTGAAAAATCAAAAGCCTCAATCTATATATTTTAAAACTATCAATAATAAAAAAGAAAAAATTGTAAGATTAATAGGAAATAAGTTAAAAATTATTCCAAATAAAGATGAAACTTCTCAAAAATTAGCTTTTTTATCATTAGCTGTTGGACTTGGTGAAAAAAGTGGTTTAGGTGGAGGGTTTTGTTTTGGTAGGGGATAA
- a CDS encoding HD domain-containing protein → MTELNIQIEELISNNATDFQISKVFKTYYKNYLDSIDTTVETTGGKDFFIKHTKHTDKFLILLYKYILRKNFGSHQPMSSSIPISLVALGSYGREQLCIYSDIDIMILYENIKGYNLKNIMEEFITLAWDCGLKLGSRVHELKEISEAVKGDITIKSSILESRMIYGSKILWYGYQNVLKTIRKTEQKEFILAKLEEHKQRLLKYPLKMEPNIKDGYGGMRESNLMYWIANVLYGVTNTKDLIGIQFSEEEYKKYRQALEFIFQVRNALHNIARKKQDQVTFDILPDLSTKLGFKNRARYTKDRLCMAKILSSLHIIHNFTATMVKKFTREVLFESSNITKLKKFRYKKNLYIIENKLFCSFSTKPLTLNSLLKELIELPTHVQEFDRSYIYYASKAKLPKVQTKELKRSVKNLLSRPNLYPLIKLIYNAGLFQAVLPSTKKMIDQPQFDGYHKHPVDIHSINTLKFAQNIEDSHIKSIFDELNNEQKIIVRLVAFFHDIGKGRKEDHHIVGEKLFKSMMKSFDFDEEFIKTGARLVRYHNMMSYMATNEDIYSEKTILNFTGLLKTKESLKMLYVVTYCDISAVGKNIFNSSTASLLKQLYIQSLPAFENQEYLNESKRRIAKQNAIKNLEKYKELPNILKKKIMYIASNQIFLRLKAEDILDIAIKAKDVDDYIYKIINESQLTIRIIRKSPLNLGYLLGKLEFLNIASMNIFKLYDNKKAFEISFSEKISDDDIFFIEEIIKDSFDMNKRTSLITPIIKKENIKIDCNHTAYLASMHIVAKDQKGLFAYIAKIFDDFNVEVESAKLHTLNGYAKDLILIEKDGSFCSNQEEIINLICVGDKSS, encoded by the coding sequence ATGACCGAATTAAATATACAAATCGAAGAGTTAATCTCAAATAATGCTACAGATTTTCAAATCTCAAAGGTTTTTAAAACCTACTACAAAAACTATTTAGATTCAATAGATACAACTGTTGAAACAACAGGTGGAAAAGATTTTTTTATAAAACATACAAAACATACTGATAAGTTTTTAATTCTTTTATATAAATATATTTTACGAAAAAATTTTGGTTCTCATCAACCTATGAGTTCATCTATTCCTATTAGTTTAGTTGCCCTTGGTTCTTATGGAAGAGAGCAACTTTGTATTTACTCAGATATTGATATTATGATTTTATATGAAAATATCAAAGGATATAATCTAAAAAATATTATGGAAGAGTTTATAACTTTAGCTTGGGATTGTGGATTAAAGTTAGGTTCAAGAGTTCATGAATTAAAAGAGATAAGTGAAGCAGTAAAAGGTGATATAACTATAAAAAGTTCTATTTTGGAATCAAGAATGATTTATGGTTCAAAGATTTTATGGTATGGCTATCAAAATGTTTTAAAAACTATTAGAAAAACTGAACAAAAAGAGTTTATTCTTGCAAAACTAGAAGAGCACAAACAAAGACTTTTAAAGTATCCACTAAAAATGGAACCAAATATAAAAGATGGTTATGGTGGAATGAGAGAATCAAATTTGATGTATTGGATTGCAAATGTTTTGTATGGAGTTACAAATACAAAAGATTTAATTGGCATTCAATTTAGTGAAGAAGAATACAAAAAATATAGACAAGCTTTAGAGTTTATTTTTCAAGTACGAAACGCTTTACATAATATTGCAAGAAAAAAACAAGACCAAGTAACCTTTGATATTTTGCCAGATTTAAGCACTAAACTTGGATTTAAAAATAGAGCTAGATATACAAAAGATAGACTTTGTATGGCAAAGATTTTATCAAGTTTGCATATTATTCACAATTTTACAGCAACCATGGTGAAAAAATTCACAAGGGAAGTTTTGTTTGAAAGTTCAAATATCACTAAACTAAAAAAATTTAGATACAAAAAAAACCTTTATATTATTGAAAATAAACTCTTTTGTTCTTTTAGTACAAAACCTCTAACTTTAAATAGTTTATTAAAAGAGTTAATAGAACTTCCAACTCATGTACAAGAGTTTGATAGGTCATATATCTATTATGCAAGTAAAGCAAAACTTCCTAAAGTTCAAACAAAAGAACTTAAAAGAAGCGTTAAAAATCTTCTATCAAGACCCAATTTATATCCTTTAATAAAACTTATTTATAATGCTGGATTATTTCAAGCTGTACTTCCTAGTACAAAAAAGATGATTGATCAACCACAATTTGATGGTTACCATAAACATCCTGTTGATATTCACTCTATTAATACTTTAAAATTTGCACAAAATATAGAAGATTCTCATATAAAATCAATTTTTGATGAGCTTAATAATGAACAAAAAATTATAGTAAGACTTGTAGCTTTTTTCCATGATATTGGAAAGGGAAGAAAAGAAGACCATCATATTGTTGGTGAAAAACTATTTAAAAGTATGATGAAATCTTTTGATTTCGATGAAGAGTTCATAAAAACAGGTGCAAGGCTTGTTAGATACCATAATATGATGTCTTACATGGCAACAAATGAAGATATATATTCTGAAAAAACTATTTTAAATTTTACTGGTCTTTTAAAAACTAAAGAGAGTTTAAAGATGTTATATGTGGTTACTTATTGTGATATTTCTGCTGTTGGGAAAAATATCTTTAATAGTTCAACTGCTTCACTATTAAAACAATTATATATTCAATCTCTTCCTGCTTTTGAAAATCAAGAGTATTTAAATGAAAGTAAAAGAAGAATTGCAAAACAAAATGCTATAAAAAATCTTGAAAAATATAAAGAATTACCTAATATTTTAAAAAAGAAAATTATGTATATAGCTTCCAATCAAATCTTTTTACGTTTAAAAGCAGAAGATATTTTGGATATTGCAATAAAAGCAAAAGATGTTGATGACTATATTTATAAAATAATAAATGAATCACAATTAACTATTAGAATTATTAGAAAATCTCCTTTAAATTTAGGATATTTACTTGGGAAATTGGAGTTTTTAAATATCGCTTCTATGAATATTTTTAAACTTTATGATAATAAAAAAGCTTTTGAAATATCATTTTCTGAAAAAATAAGTGATGATGATATATTTTTTATTGAAGAGATTATAAAAGACTCTTTTGATATGAATAAAAGAACTTCATTAATAACACCAATTATTAAAAAAGAGAATATAAAAATAGATTGTAATCACACAGCTTATCTAGCTTCTATGCATATAGTTGCAAAAGACCAAAAAGGTTTATTCGCTTATATTGCTAAGATTTTTGATGATTTTAATGTGGAAGTAGAAAGTGCAAAACTTCATACTTTAAATGGTTATGCAAAAGATTTAATTTTGATTGAAAAAGATGGAAGTTTTTGCTCAAATCAAGAAGAGATAATAAATCTAATATGTGTAGGCGATAAATCTTCTTAG
- a CDS encoding sigma 54-interacting transcriptional regulator yields MQEYIAKDSISKEILNSAKLLQAVEVNALILGENGVGKKSLAKYILPRSEIYEAKNLQKDIADEVLLLQNEAIIVDKINEITNIDLFLKWIDENSIRVIAISQTENLNQKIKDIFSINLEIPNLSKRDEDTKALINKFSQEASSILDMPLIPLSKLIINISNNTHSLRKSIYFSYLFETIGEHEILMFLEKYISENLSGDNSYKDLSYIFEVPLLKASTKKYKSQVQVAKHLGLNRITLRKKLEIYKDLL; encoded by the coding sequence ATGCAAGAATATATAGCAAAAGATAGTATTTCCAAGGAGATTTTAAACTCTGCTAAACTTTTACAAGCTGTAGAAGTTAATGCCCTAATTCTAGGTGAAAATGGTGTTGGGAAAAAATCACTAGCAAAATATATTTTACCCCGTTCTGAAATTTATGAAGCAAAAAACTTACAAAAAGATATCGCTGATGAAGTATTGCTTCTACAAAATGAAGCAATTATTGTTGATAAAATAAATGAAATAACAAATATTGACCTATTTTTAAAATGGATTGATGAAAACTCTATTAGAGTAATCGCTATATCACAAACTGAAAATCTAAACCAAAAAATTAAAGATATTTTTTCAATCAATCTTGAAATACCAAATTTAAGTAAAAGAGATGAAGATACAAAAGCTTTAATAAACAAATTTTCACAAGAAGCTAGTTCAATTTTGGATATGCCTTTAATTCCCCTTTCAAAATTAATTATAAATATTTCAAACAATACTCATAGTTTAAGAAAATCTATCTATTTTTCATATCTATTTGAAACTATTGGTGAACATGAAATTTTGATGTTTTTAGAAAAATATATTAGTGAAAATTTAAGTGGTGATAACTCTTATAAAGATTTATCATATATTTTTGAAGTTCCTTTATTAAAAGCCTCTACAAAAAAATATAAATCTCAAGTTCAAGTTGCAAAACATTTAGGTTTAAATAGGATAACATTAAGAAAAAAATTGGAAATTTATAAAGATTTATTATGA
- a CDS encoding ATP-binding protein translates to MKNKKKYIVINVVVLLFICLLTIFIGEYLISKKEKELLDQKYSLISKNLKEKTYSLIESKKNATLALTLTLSENEKIKDVFLSKGEMKYELNHLSEKLKDYTDFRNVWFHLIDKDGISIYRSWTEDRNDKIKLFRLDLDQLLKSPKIQNSISVGVYDITFKSQIPIYNNSNFLGVLEGITHFNSITKELKNSDLVEPILLVEKRFTEQLRKNSFTNLFLKDYYVANLDSSKELLEYLENQNFDNLLEIKNYFIKDGMLITNIAITQDGNKLANMLLFKNLNLIDISEIDQFKQHAFSYLIFFLVLFCLTIFVIGYYLYSKRLRELNQILQQTVNKEILKNDEKNKILFQQNKMAAMGEMIENIAHQWRQPLSVITTAASSIKLKKEYGILEDKEYEESMNYIIDTANYLSNTIDDFRYYFSPNKSKNLFNSEKLVEKAINLVNLSFENNNIVIIKNIENIEVLSFENELLQVIINILNNAQDELIKKEKDEKKYIFIDLFKEDNNLKINIKDNAGGIKEEIKDRIFEPYFTTKHKSKGTGIGLYMCEEIIMKHIKGKIEVSNEKYTYNNNEFVGALFKITVPLS, encoded by the coding sequence TTGAAAAATAAGAAAAAATATATAGTTATTAATGTAGTAGTATTATTATTTATTTGTTTATTGACTATATTTATTGGAGAGTATTTAATATCAAAAAAAGAGAAAGAGCTATTAGATCAAAAATATAGTTTAATATCAAAAAATCTAAAAGAAAAAACTTATTCTTTAATAGAATCTAAAAAAAATGCAACATTAGCTTTAACTTTAACATTAAGTGAAAATGAAAAAATAAAAGATGTTTTTTTATCAAAAGGTGAAATGAAATATGAATTAAATCATTTAAGTGAAAAATTAAAAGATTATACAGATTTTAGAAATGTTTGGTTTCATCTTATTGATAAAGATGGAATCTCTATCTATCGAAGTTGGACAGAAGATAGAAATGATAAAATTAAACTATTTAGATTAGATTTAGATCAATTACTAAAAAGTCCAAAAATTCAAAATAGTATTAGTGTTGGAGTTTATGATATTACCTTTAAATCACAAATACCAATTTACAATAACTCAAACTTTCTAGGAGTTTTAGAAGGAATTACCCATTTTAACTCTATTACTAAAGAGTTGAAAAATAGTGATTTAGTTGAACCAATTCTTTTAGTTGAAAAAAGATTTACAGAGCAATTAAGAAAAAATAGTTTTACGAATCTATTTTTAAAAGATTATTATGTGGCAAATTTAGATTCTTCAAAAGAGTTATTAGAATATTTAGAGAATCAAAATTTTGATAATTTATTAGAAATTAAAAATTATTTCATAAAAGATGGAATGCTAATAACAAATATAGCCATAACTCAAGATGGTAATAAACTTGCAAATATGTTGTTATTTAAAAACTTAAATCTAATAGATATTTCTGAGATTGACCAATTTAAACAACATGCTTTTTCATATTTGATTTTTTTCTTAGTTTTATTTTGTTTAACTATTTTTGTAATTGGTTATTATTTATATTCTAAAAGATTAAGAGAATTAAATCAAATCTTACAACAAACTGTAAACAAAGAGATTTTGAAAAATGATGAAAAAAATAAAATCCTTTTTCAACAAAATAAAATGGCTGCAATGGGTGAAATGATAGAAAATATAGCCCATCAATGGAGACAACCATTATCTGTTATAACTACAGCTGCATCATCTATAAAATTGAAGAAAGAGTATGGAATACTTGAAGATAAAGAGTATGAAGAATCAATGAATTATATTATTGATACTGCAAATTATTTATCAAATACTATCGATGATTTTAGATACTATTTTTCTCCAAATAAGAGTAAAAACCTTTTTAATAGTGAAAAATTAGTCGAAAAAGCAATAAATTTAGTAAATTTATCTTTTGAAAATAACAATATCGTCATAATAAAAAATATAGAAAATATAGAAGTTTTAAGTTTTGAAAATGAGCTTTTACAAGTAATAATTAATATTTTAAATAATGCACAAGATGAATTAATCAAAAAAGAAAAAGATGAAAAGAAATATATATTTATAGATTTATTTAAAGAAGATAATAATCTTAAAATAAATATAAAAGATAATGCAGGTGGAATAAAAGAGGAGATTAAAGATAGAATTTTTGAGCCATATTTTACTACAAAACACAAAAGTAAGGGAACAGGAATTGGTCTTTATATGTGTGAAGAGATAATAATGAAACACATCAAAGGAAAAATAGAAGTTTCAAATGAAAAATACACCTACAATAACAATGAGTTTGTAGGTGCATTATTTAAAATAACAGTTCCTTTGAGTTAA